In Achromobacter spanius, the following proteins share a genomic window:
- a CDS encoding sigma-70 family RNA polymerase sigma factor gives MPFLTDNTHAARPAVAPARAMAVLESWFRGHHGWLLERVHRHLRNQAEAEDVAAETFSQAVAIQARSQGLNEVREPRAFLTTIAKRQIFQLWRRRDLEQAYLATLALQSEAVAPSTEERQQFIEALDAVAAALDGLPAKAQQAFLYSQLDGLTYGEIAARLGVSASMVRQYMAQAFRRLAGLNDVM, from the coding sequence ATGCCTTTTCTTACCGACAACACGCACGCCGCCCGTCCAGCCGTCGCGCCGGCTCGCGCGATGGCCGTGCTGGAAAGCTGGTTTCGGGGGCATCACGGCTGGTTGCTGGAGCGCGTGCATCGGCATCTGCGCAACCAGGCGGAAGCCGAAGACGTCGCGGCCGAAACGTTTTCGCAAGCCGTGGCGATCCAGGCTCGCAGCCAGGGCTTGAACGAGGTGCGCGAACCTCGTGCGTTCTTGACCACGATTGCCAAGCGGCAGATTTTCCAGTTGTGGCGCAGGCGCGACCTGGAGCAGGCGTATCTGGCAACGCTTGCCCTGCAAAGCGAGGCCGTGGCGCCATCGACGGAAGAGCGCCAACAGTTCATTGAAGCGCTGGATGCCGTGGCGGCGGCGCTGGACGGCTTGCCGGCCAAGGCGCAGCAAGCATTTCTTTATAGCCAGTTGGACGGCCTTACCTATGGCGAGATCGCGGCGCGGCTCGGTGTGTCGGCCAGCATGGTGCGCCAATACATGGCGCAGGCTTTTCGCCGCCTGGCGGGCCTGAATGATGTCATGTAA
- a CDS encoding NAD(P)H-quinone oxidoreductase, giving the protein MHAVEISRPGGPEVLVPVERPTPEPGAGEVLIKVSAAGINRPDVFQRKGNYAPPRGVSDLPGLEVAGEIVGGDVADSGFAIGDKVCALVAGGGYAEYCVAPVAQCLPIPKGLSDIEAAGLPETYFTVWSNVFDRGRLSEGEILLVHGGASGIGTTAIQLARAMGNKVYATVGSDDRARAVEALGAEKGINYKTQDFVKEVMDATDGRGVDVILDMVAGDYIARDMQCLADDGRIVIIAQLGGSRADVDTSQVMRRRLTITGSTLRPRPVAFKGAIARALREQAWPLLEKGAIKPIVHATFPLAEASKAHAMMEGGENIGKIILTM; this is encoded by the coding sequence ATGCATGCTGTAGAAATCTCCCGCCCCGGCGGCCCTGAAGTTCTGGTCCCCGTAGAACGTCCCACACCCGAACCCGGCGCGGGTGAAGTCCTGATCAAAGTCAGCGCCGCGGGCATCAACCGCCCCGACGTGTTCCAGCGCAAGGGCAACTACGCACCGCCGCGCGGCGTGTCCGATCTGCCGGGCCTGGAAGTGGCTGGCGAAATCGTCGGCGGCGACGTGGCCGACAGCGGCTTTGCCATCGGCGACAAGGTCTGCGCCCTGGTTGCGGGCGGCGGTTACGCCGAGTACTGCGTTGCCCCCGTCGCGCAATGCCTGCCCATCCCCAAAGGCTTGTCCGATATTGAAGCGGCCGGTTTGCCCGAAACCTATTTCACGGTCTGGAGCAACGTGTTCGATCGCGGCCGCCTGTCCGAAGGCGAGATCCTGCTGGTGCACGGCGGCGCAAGCGGTATCGGCACTACGGCGATCCAACTGGCGCGTGCGATGGGCAATAAAGTCTATGCCACCGTCGGCAGCGATGACCGGGCCCGCGCCGTCGAAGCGCTGGGCGCCGAAAAGGGCATCAACTACAAAACCCAGGATTTCGTGAAGGAAGTCATGGACGCCACCGACGGGCGCGGCGTGGACGTCATCCTGGACATGGTGGCCGGCGACTACATCGCGCGCGACATGCAGTGCCTGGCCGATGACGGCCGCATCGTCATCATTGCCCAGTTGGGCGGTTCGCGTGCCGATGTGGACACCTCGCAGGTCATGCGCCGTCGCCTGACCATCACGGGATCCACCTTGCGCCCCCGTCCGGTCGCCTTCAAGGGCGCCATTGCCCGCGCCTTGCGCGAACAGGCCTGGCCCTTGCTGGAAAAAGGGGCCATCAAGCCGATCGTGCACGCCACCTTCCCGCTGGCCGAGGCCTCCAAGGCCCACGCCATGATGGAAGGCGGTGAAAACATCGGCAAAATCATCCTGACGATGTAA
- the tpiA gene encoding triose-phosphate isomerase, with product MTSVENRARLVLGNWKMHGNLAENAALLTELRAADAASHCEIGICVPFPYLAQAGSALTGSSVSWGAQDVSAHEKGAYTGEVSGAMLKEFGCRWALAGHSERRVLHGETDEIVAAKAQAALAAGLTPVVCVGESLADREAGNTLAVIERQLKPVLALGADAVSRMVLAYEPVWAIGTGRTASPEQAQEVHAAIRAALRALGAAQVQVLYGGSVKAANAASLFAMTDIDGALVGGASLVAEEFLRIAAI from the coding sequence ATGACTTCAGTCGAAAACCGCGCCCGCCTTGTGCTGGGCAACTGGAAGATGCACGGCAACCTGGCCGAGAACGCCGCGTTGCTGACCGAGCTGCGCGCCGCGGACGCCGCGAGCCACTGCGAGATCGGCATCTGTGTTCCGTTTCCCTATCTGGCGCAAGCCGGCTCGGCCCTGACCGGAAGCAGCGTGTCCTGGGGCGCGCAAGATGTCAGTGCGCACGAAAAGGGCGCCTACACGGGTGAAGTGTCCGGCGCCATGCTGAAAGAATTTGGTTGCCGCTGGGCATTGGCCGGCCACTCCGAGCGCCGCGTGCTGCACGGTGAAACCGACGAGATCGTTGCCGCCAAGGCGCAAGCCGCGCTGGCCGCCGGCCTGACCCCGGTGGTCTGCGTGGGCGAATCGCTGGCTGACCGCGAAGCCGGCAACACGTTGGCTGTCATCGAACGCCAGTTGAAGCCCGTGTTGGCGCTGGGCGCTGACGCCGTGTCGCGCATGGTCCTGGCCTACGAGCCCGTGTGGGCCATCGGCACCGGCCGCACCGCCAGCCCCGAGCAGGCACAGGAAGTTCATGCCGCCATCCGCGCCGCCTTGCGCGCGCTGGGCGCGGCGCAGGTACAGGTTTTGTACGGCGGCAGCGTAAAAGCTGCCAACGCCGCCAGTTTGTTCGCCATGACTGATATCGACGGGGCCCTGGTCGGCGGCGCGTCGCTAGTGGCTGAAGAATTTTTGCGTATTGCCGCCATCTAA
- a CDS encoding LysR family transcriptional regulator: protein MFLSALEEGSLARAAARENIVPSAVSKRMSEMEEAFGVPLLERGVKGVQATPAGNALATHVRRLLQDLEHMHREMAGFATGVRGRVRLAVSVAALSGDLPARIQSFRRAHPEIDILLQEDTTQAAFRAVLEGQADVAAGSDFGHDGLQVFPYGHCELAAVVPGQHVLAQRETLDYAQLLPFEQIELNRDNGISSVFEQTAQAMGVARRISARVSGHETICTLVARGMGVAVVPLYLKARQAHLDLRFIPLTGPWSSTPLCIAVRDPDALAPAARTLLAHLGVLQSA from the coding sequence TTGTTCCTATCCGCCCTGGAAGAAGGCAGCCTGGCGCGGGCCGCCGCGCGCGAGAACATCGTGCCGTCGGCAGTCAGCAAGCGGATGTCGGAAATGGAGGAAGCGTTTGGCGTGCCGCTGCTGGAGCGCGGCGTCAAGGGCGTGCAGGCCACGCCGGCCGGCAACGCGCTGGCCACGCACGTGCGGCGGCTGTTGCAGGACCTGGAACACATGCACCGCGAGATGGCGGGCTTTGCGACGGGCGTGCGGGGGCGCGTGCGCCTGGCGGTCAGCGTGGCGGCGTTGTCCGGCGACTTGCCCGCGCGGATTCAATCGTTTCGCCGGGCGCACCCCGAGATCGACATCCTGCTGCAGGAAGACACGACGCAAGCCGCCTTTCGCGCCGTGCTGGAAGGGCAGGCGGATGTGGCGGCGGGGTCGGACTTCGGGCATGACGGCTTGCAGGTGTTCCCGTACGGGCATTGCGAGCTGGCCGCCGTGGTGCCTGGCCAGCATGTGCTGGCCCAGCGCGAGACGCTGGACTATGCGCAACTGCTGCCTTTCGAGCAGATCGAACTGAACCGTGACAACGGCATCAGCAGCGTGTTCGAGCAAACCGCCCAGGCGATGGGCGTGGCGCGGCGCATCAGCGCCCGTGTCAGCGGGCACGAGACGATCTGCACCTTGGTCGCACGCGGCATGGGCGTGGCGGTGGTGCCGCTGTATCTGAAGGCGCGCCAGGCCCATCTGGATCTCCGCTTCATCCCGTTGACGGGGCCGTGGTCCAGCACGCCCTTGTGTATCGCCGTGCGGGACCCGGATGCGCTGGCGCCCGCTGCGCGAACCTTGCTGGCGCATCTGGGCGTGCTGCAATCGGCGTGA
- the secG gene encoding preprotein translocase subunit SecG yields the protein MPLMLKLLLAVQVISALAIIVLVLLQQGKGADMGSAFGSGSSGSLFGATGAANFLSRATKWAAVVFFASTAGLAYVSHKGTSGPAVDSGVMQNFPADRSVPQVPGAAPAAPATGGASVPGAASVPAAPAAPAAPAKPDASVPSAPAPATTEKPAETPAK from the coding sequence ATGCCCTTGATGCTTAAACTTTTGCTGGCCGTCCAAGTAATTTCGGCGCTGGCTATCATCGTTCTGGTCCTGCTGCAGCAGGGCAAGGGCGCCGACATGGGGTCCGCTTTCGGTAGCGGCTCGTCCGGCAGCCTGTTCGGTGCCACCGGCGCCGCCAACTTCCTGTCGCGCGCCACCAAGTGGGCCGCCGTGGTCTTCTTCGCGTCCACCGCCGGCCTGGCCTACGTCAGCCACAAGGGCACCAGCGGCCCCGCCGTTGACTCGGGCGTGATGCAGAACTTCCCGGCCGACCGCTCCGTGCCGCAAGTGCCGGGCGCCGCGCCCGCCGCACCGGCTACCGGTGGTGCTTCGGTCCCGGGCGCCGCATCGGTTCCGGCTGCTCCTGCTGCTCCCGCCGCGCCGGCCAAGCCCGACGCCTCGGTGCCGTCCGCACCCGCTCCCGCCACGACGGAAAAGCCGGCGGAAACGCCCGCCAAGTAA
- a CDS encoding RDD family protein: MFPSIWARLGASAIDAIVMAVGMIVLIMAAQLTYEGLTGNKPPFLIAFAAGLIGWFLPAFMDAWGNGSPGKRVLKQRVVNRKGQAPGLLRSLWRHTMKYTVNMLLPGLFHHLQQMIFGERAMHNALAGTHVVTRDANPRAMQAAVARAPSVTGAGKFLFTVFGILALVVVGIVIGINATGDSNSDNPLHADINRLDLVSDPVRRLAENHYRRTQKFPSTLDELGISAQSLESSGFSKVEMNPVNGVLRFTIAGTPSTDGSPSLAGKHLVYVPELRAERKGGGVRRWECGSDDIPASDRTYSCRHDASAFAR, encoded by the coding sequence GTGTTTCCCAGCATCTGGGCCCGGCTGGGCGCAAGCGCCATCGACGCCATCGTCATGGCGGTGGGGATGATCGTCTTGATCATGGCCGCCCAACTGACCTACGAAGGCCTGACGGGCAACAAACCGCCCTTCTTGATCGCCTTTGCCGCCGGCTTGATCGGCTGGTTCCTGCCGGCTTTCATGGACGCTTGGGGTAACGGTTCGCCGGGCAAGCGTGTCTTGAAGCAGCGGGTGGTCAATCGCAAGGGCCAGGCCCCGGGCCTGCTTCGCTCGCTATGGCGCCATACCATGAAGTACACGGTGAACATGCTGCTGCCCGGCCTGTTCCACCATTTGCAGCAGATGATCTTCGGCGAACGCGCCATGCACAACGCCTTGGCGGGCACGCACGTGGTCACGCGCGATGCGAACCCGCGCGCCATGCAGGCCGCCGTCGCCCGGGCCCCCTCTGTCACCGGCGCGGGCAAGTTCCTGTTTACGGTGTTCGGCATCCTGGCGCTGGTCGTGGTGGGCATCGTCATTGGCATCAACGCCACCGGCGATAGCAACAGCGACAACCCGCTGCATGCCGACATCAACCGCCTGGACCTGGTCTCCGATCCCGTGCGCCGGCTCGCGGAAAACCACTATCGGCGCACGCAGAAATTTCCGTCCACGCTGGACGAGCTGGGCATCAGCGCGCAGTCGCTGGAAAGCAGCGGCTTTTCCAAGGTGGAGATGAATCCGGTCAACGGCGTCTTGCGCTTCACGATTGCCGGCACGCCCAGCACCGACGGCAGCCCCAGCCTGGCGGGCAAGCATCTGGTCTACGTGCCGGAACTGCGCGCCGAACGCAAAGGCGGCGGCGTGCGGCGGTGGGAATGCGGCAGCGACGACATCCCCGCCAGCGACCGCACCTACTCTTGCCGCCACGACGCCAGCGCCTTCGCGCGCTAA
- a CDS encoding hydroxymethylglutaryl-CoA lyase, which yields MNQEVRICEVGPRDGLQMARGMMPTAEKLRWIGQLAAAGLREIEVGSFVSPRLVPQMADTGSVLPEALGIDGLTVCALACNLKGAIAAYEAGAHVVAFPISVSDTHSRANVGKGTDAQVEMMASIVDWVRAQPRPMRIDAAVATAFGCSLEGPVPVHRVADVAAAVARTGVDEIALADTVGYAHPAQVRQVVRATQDAVGARLTKLHLHDTMGLGLANALAGLDEGIRAFDSCLGGLGGCPFAPGASGNIVTEDLVFMLESMGYRTGVDLPRLLAARALLADSLPEEALRSGVAAAGIPKTFRAGLQG from the coding sequence ATGAACCAGGAAGTCAGAATTTGCGAAGTGGGTCCGCGCGATGGGCTGCAGATGGCGCGGGGCATGATGCCCACCGCCGAAAAATTGCGGTGGATCGGTCAACTGGCGGCGGCGGGCCTGCGTGAAATCGAGGTGGGCAGCTTCGTGTCGCCCCGGCTGGTGCCGCAGATGGCCGATACGGGCAGCGTGCTGCCAGAGGCGCTAGGAATCGACGGGCTGACCGTCTGCGCGCTGGCATGCAACCTGAAAGGCGCCATCGCGGCGTACGAAGCCGGCGCGCACGTCGTGGCGTTTCCCATTTCGGTCAGCGACACGCACAGCCGCGCCAATGTGGGCAAGGGCACGGACGCGCAGGTGGAGATGATGGCGTCCATCGTGGATTGGGTGCGCGCGCAGCCGCGCCCCATGCGGATCGACGCGGCGGTGGCCACGGCGTTTGGCTGCTCGCTGGAGGGCCCCGTGCCCGTTCACCGGGTGGCCGATGTGGCCGCCGCCGTGGCGCGCACGGGCGTCGACGAAATTGCGTTGGCCGACACGGTGGGCTACGCACACCCGGCGCAAGTTCGCCAGGTCGTGCGCGCTACCCAGGACGCGGTCGGTGCTCGGCTGACCAAGCTGCACCTGCACGACACGATGGGGCTGGGTCTGGCCAATGCGCTGGCGGGGCTGGACGAAGGTATCCGTGCGTTCGACTCCTGCCTGGGCGGCCTGGGCGGCTGCCCGTTCGCGCCGGGGGCATCCGGCAACATCGTCACGGAAGACCTGGTGTTCATGCTGGAAAGCATGGGCTACCGCACGGGCGTGGATTTGCCCCGTCTATTGGCCGCGCGCGCATTGCTGGCCGACTCCCTGCCGGAAGAAGCGCTGCGCAGCGGCGTGGCGGCGGCGGGCATTCCGAAGACATTTCGGGCCGGTCTGCAGGGGTGA
- a CDS encoding CaiB/BaiF CoA transferase family protein: protein MDSAELPLRGIKVLELSHMIMGPAAGLSLADLGADVIKVEPIDGDRTRRLKGSGSGYFPVFNRNKQSLAIDLKSAQGQQLVRQLALQTDMVVENFRDGSLAQYGLDYESLSAENPRLIYVSLKGFLSGPYKHRTALDEVVQMMGGLAYINGGADTPQRVAASVNDILGGTFGVVGALAALHDRHATGRGRHVRSGLFENNLLLVAQFIAQFQLTGTAPKPMGAERKPPWGVYDVFETADGRVFVAVVGDAQWRNFAQKFLPPEWAADPRLATAVDREAARSWLVPGVAEILKSWKTADLCAALEAANLSYGPIRQPHDLLDDAHLTAGGALLKTRLPDGAEISAAALPLEFDGRKAGKRMDPPEQGAHTHAILQGLGLDAARIDALRAAGVIA, encoded by the coding sequence ATGGACAGCGCTGAATTGCCGTTGCGCGGCATCAAGGTGCTGGAACTGTCACACATGATCATGGGGCCGGCGGCGGGCCTGTCGTTGGCCGACCTGGGCGCCGACGTCATCAAGGTCGAACCGATAGACGGCGACCGTACGCGCCGGCTGAAAGGTTCGGGCAGCGGCTACTTTCCGGTGTTCAACCGCAATAAACAAAGCCTGGCCATTGACCTGAAGTCGGCCCAGGGCCAGCAGTTGGTGCGCCAGTTGGCGCTGCAAACCGACATGGTCGTGGAGAACTTTCGCGACGGCAGCCTGGCGCAATACGGGTTGGACTATGAATCGCTGTCGGCTGAAAACCCCAGGCTGATCTACGTGTCGCTCAAGGGTTTTTTGTCGGGGCCTTACAAGCACCGGACGGCGCTGGACGAAGTGGTGCAGATGATGGGCGGCCTGGCCTACATCAACGGCGGCGCCGACACGCCGCAGCGCGTGGCCGCGTCGGTCAACGACATCCTGGGCGGCACGTTCGGCGTGGTGGGCGCCTTGGCCGCACTGCACGACCGCCACGCCACGGGGCGCGGCCGCCACGTGCGGTCCGGCCTGTTCGAAAACAATCTTCTGCTGGTCGCGCAGTTCATCGCGCAATTCCAGTTGACCGGCACCGCGCCCAAGCCCATGGGCGCCGAGCGCAAGCCGCCATGGGGCGTGTACGACGTGTTTGAAACCGCCGATGGCCGCGTGTTCGTGGCGGTGGTGGGAGACGCACAATGGCGCAACTTCGCGCAGAAATTCCTGCCGCCCGAATGGGCCGCCGACCCGCGCCTGGCCACGGCGGTCGACCGCGAAGCCGCGCGCTCCTGGCTGGTGCCGGGCGTGGCCGAGATACTGAAATCCTGGAAGACCGCCGACCTGTGCGCCGCGCTGGAGGCGGCCAACCTGTCTTATGGCCCGATCCGCCAGCCCCACGACTTGCTGGATGACGCCCATCTGACCGCCGGCGGCGCATTGCTGAAGACGCGGCTGCCCGACGGTGCCGAGATCTCGGCCGCGGCGCTACCGCTTGAATTCGACGGCCGCAAGGCCGGCAAGCGCATGGACCCGCCCGAGCAAGGCGCCCACACGCACGCCATCTTGCAGGGGCTGGGGCTGGATGCCGCGCGCATCGACGCCCTGCGCGCCGCGGGAGTGATTGCATGA
- a CDS encoding Bug family tripartite tricarboxylate transporter substrate binding protein encodes MIRKLAALAVLAVACTAQAQDYPSKPIRIIIPSTPGGGTDYIGRLMSTKLHELNGWTVVPENKPGAGTALGLAEAARAPAQGYDLVIGQSDNVTLIPLLMKVAYDPVQDLTPVALVATTPMVLLVSDASPYKTLPEVIEAAKKEPNQISYGTSGTGGGVHIAMEMLQHEAGFKMQHVPYKGSAPALADLMGGHLQFAGSSISSAASLIKSGKVRALAVTSPKRNAALPDVPTVAELGYKDFSVVTYYGVLAPSKTPKDIVQRLNADFNKLLAKKDVRDALAAQGLEADPVSSAQFASLIQADIGKAKQTIKSAGIVVQQ; translated from the coding sequence ATGATCCGCAAACTCGCCGCGCTGGCCGTACTGGCCGTTGCCTGCACCGCCCAGGCCCAGGACTATCCCAGCAAGCCGATCCGCATCATCATCCCGTCCACGCCGGGCGGGGGCACCGACTACATCGGCCGCCTGATGAGCACCAAGCTGCACGAACTGAACGGCTGGACGGTCGTGCCCGAAAACAAGCCCGGCGCGGGCACGGCACTAGGCCTCGCCGAGGCGGCGCGCGCGCCCGCGCAGGGCTACGACCTGGTGATCGGCCAATCGGACAACGTCACGCTGATTCCGCTGCTGATGAAAGTGGCCTATGACCCCGTCCAGGACCTGACCCCGGTGGCGTTGGTGGCCACCACCCCGATGGTGTTGCTGGTGTCGGACGCGTCGCCCTACAAGACGCTGCCCGAAGTGATCGAAGCCGCCAAGAAAGAGCCCAACCAGATTTCCTACGGCACCTCGGGAACCGGGGGCGGCGTGCACATCGCCATGGAAATGCTGCAACACGAAGCCGGCTTCAAGATGCAGCACGTGCCTTACAAGGGCTCGGCGCCGGCACTGGCGGACCTGATGGGCGGGCATTTGCAGTTTGCGGGATCGTCGATTTCGTCGGCGGCCTCGTTGATCAAGTCGGGCAAGGTGCGCGCGCTGGCGGTGACCTCGCCCAAGCGCAACGCCGCGCTGCCCGACGTGCCCACGGTTGCCGAGCTGGGCTACAAGGATTTCAGCGTGGTGACCTACTACGGTGTGCTGGCTCCCTCCAAGACGCCCAAAGACATCGTCCAGCGGCTGAACGCCGACTTCAACAAACTGCTGGCCAAGAAAGACGTGCGTGATGCGCTGGCCGCGCAGGGCCTGGAAGCCGATCCCGTTTCCAGCGCGCAATTCGCCTCGCTGATCCAGGCGGACATCGGCAAGGCCAAGCAGACGATCAAGAGCGCGGGCATTGTGGTCCAGCAATGA